A stretch of Aristophania vespae DNA encodes these proteins:
- a CDS encoding NUDIX hydrolase: MPDLLCEVDLIAVLVTLGSDGPFVLTKDRVTLPNQALDAKRRSLQRGFRQWANTLTHNSLRSVEQLYTFADQSDAGTVRRLISISYLAISQSLPQDHYDVCSFYDYFPWEDRRQENKSLQYLQKELMIWAKNDPEKQARITHYFGLNNAQWNDEFVLSRYEILWEAGLVAESSKERTVPYSGLEMHHDYRRILATAFSRLRAKIRYSPIIFDFLPEVFTLNQLQHAQECITGRLIHKSNFRRLVLHQNLVENTGKRDHSAPGRPASLYRFCQKNDAACYLSGAVLPLSEETLKI, encoded by the coding sequence ATGCCAGACCTACTGTGCGAAGTAGATCTTATAGCTGTTCTGGTTACTTTAGGAAGTGACGGCCCTTTTGTGCTAACAAAAGACCGGGTTACACTTCCAAACCAGGCCCTTGACGCAAAGCGGCGCTCTTTACAGCGCGGCTTTCGGCAATGGGCAAATACCCTAACTCATAACTCTTTGCGCTCTGTAGAGCAGCTTTATACGTTTGCTGACCAAAGCGATGCAGGCACTGTAAGACGGCTGATTAGTATCTCTTATCTCGCTATCTCTCAGTCATTACCGCAAGATCATTATGACGTCTGTTCTTTTTATGACTATTTTCCCTGGGAAGATCGTCGCCAAGAGAATAAATCTCTCCAATATTTACAAAAAGAACTTATGATTTGGGCAAAAAATGACCCAGAAAAACAAGCCCGTATCACTCATTATTTCGGTTTGAATAATGCTCAATGGAATGATGAATTTGTACTGTCTCGTTATGAAATTTTATGGGAAGCTGGCCTTGTTGCTGAATCATCTAAGGAAAGGACAGTTCCTTATAGTGGGTTAGAAATGCATCATGATTATAGACGTATTTTAGCGACAGCTTTTTCTCGGTTACGAGCTAAAATACGCTATAGCCCAATTATTTTTGATTTTTTACCCGAAGTTTTTACCCTCAACCAATTACAGCATGCTCAGGAATGCATAACAGGGCGGCTCATTCATAAGTCAAATTTTCGGCGGCTCGTTCTTCATCAAAATTTAGTTGAAAATACCGGAAAGCGCGATCATTCCGCCCCAGGTCGGCCAGCCTCATTATATCGTTTTTGCCAGAAAAATGACGCGGCCTGTTACCTTTCAGGTGCTGTTCTTCCTTTGTCAGAAGAAACACTAAAAATATAA
- a CDS encoding ATP-binding cassette domain-containing protein, which yields MIELHNLTLPISRDYHPQNQQTLSLRLEIGSHYWLLGPPESGKTSLLEILALQRSFSKGTFNLFGNDISKKMPSKTLSFLRSRISYIADNPEFIEEWTIFDNIALPLRLNQYDRKTIIHDTTTILRWLSLDKDAQSYPKTLSHTALLKASIARALINRPALLLIDKLALTINQYVQDKLITILKEIIATGKTTVVIATETSDLVHLLPGPIIHLPAQFPDTGSPFKSLRTPVSSKRSRWF from the coding sequence ATGATTGAGCTACACAATCTAACGCTTCCTATTTCTCGGGATTATCATCCGCAGAATCAGCAAACACTATCTCTCCGTTTGGAAATAGGAAGCCATTACTGGCTCCTGGGGCCCCCTGAAAGTGGAAAAACCAGCTTGCTTGAAATTCTTGCCCTGCAACGTTCTTTTTCAAAAGGCACCTTCAATTTATTTGGAAACGATATTTCTAAAAAGATGCCTTCTAAAACATTATCTTTTCTTCGTTCTCGCATTAGCTATATTGCTGACAATCCTGAATTTATTGAAGAATGGACAATATTTGACAATATCGCTCTACCTTTAAGACTTAACCAGTATGATCGAAAAACAATTATCCATGATACGACTACAATTTTAAGGTGGCTTTCTTTAGATAAAGATGCACAATCTTACCCAAAGACCCTGTCCCATACAGCCTTACTCAAAGCTTCTATAGCCCGCGCTCTGATTAATAGACCCGCCCTTTTACTGATTGATAAACTCGCTCTTACAATTAATCAGTACGTCCAGGATAAACTTATTACGATTCTTAAAGAAATTATCGCTACGGGCAAAACAACTGTCGTTATTGCAACAGAAACATCTGACTTAGTACATTTATTACCCGGCCCCATTATTCATCTGCCAGCACAATTTCCAGATACTGGCTCTCCTTTTAAATCACTCAGAACACCAGTTTCAAGCAAACGTTCCAGATGGTTTTGA
- a CDS encoding YdcF family protein — MNKALFYQHRFIWAFLGCIISLFLAGFVFFIICVTRTESFPHDIKAGDYDIVVFTGGDNRVKTALDLLKRNPSARLLISGVEPNSNLHQIFHSAQSTTFPPELVSHITLGYRAHSTSGNAQETAEWVKLKDKHNLVVVTSSYHMPRALLELKRTGTKLHFIPYWVQSRNLHTLYSPKVIKILCREYIKFLGAIVRNIFYNPNVTHRLSSS, encoded by the coding sequence ATGAATAAAGCCCTTTTTTACCAACACAGATTTATTTGGGCATTTTTAGGCTGTATAATATCTTTATTTCTAGCGGGTTTTGTTTTTTTCATTATTTGCGTGACGAGGACTGAGTCATTTCCTCACGATATTAAAGCTGGCGATTATGATATTGTTGTATTTACAGGAGGAGATAACCGAGTCAAAACTGCACTTGATCTGCTTAAACGAAATCCTTCAGCACGTTTACTTATTTCAGGTGTAGAACCTAATAGTAACTTGCATCAGATTTTTCACAGTGCACAGAGCACTACTTTTCCGCCAGAGTTAGTCTCGCATATCACTTTAGGTTACAGAGCACATAGCACTTCTGGCAATGCTCAAGAAACAGCAGAGTGGGTCAAGCTTAAGGATAAGCACAACCTAGTTGTTGTTACGTCAAGCTATCACATGCCTCGTGCTTTATTAGAGTTAAAACGCACAGGGACAAAACTACATTTTATCCCATATTGGGTGCAGTCAAGAAATTTACATACACTGTACTCACCAAAAGTAATTAAAATATTATGCCGAGAATATATAAAATTTTTAGGTGCCATTGTACGTAATATTTTTTATAACCCTAACGTTACACATCGTCTTAGTTCAAGCTAG
- a CDS encoding lysophospholipid acyltransferase family protein yields the protein MNLLRGVIFNLYLFCLTLTMGLGALPIRLLNRKTIALRYAKAWSRAVLWGLEHLCSITIEIRGKDHIPDGPVMIASQHQSFFDGFIWMNNVTLPAYIIKKELTLIPFVGPMLLLSGMIPVDRKGGSQALRDMMDNTATAQNQGRQIIIFPEGTRTKPGVKVPIQNGIVALARQSKGPIIPVVTNSGLFWPKSIWRKYSGTLIIAIGRPLPPAKGRDLIKHLDNAWDELCKINKITYESVDNSVDRN from the coding sequence ATGAATTTGCTACGCGGTGTTATTTTTAATCTTTATCTTTTTTGCCTGACTCTAACTATGGGTCTGGGTGCCTTACCTATTCGCCTGCTTAATAGAAAAACCATAGCATTGCGTTACGCCAAAGCATGGTCGCGGGCCGTATTGTGGGGGTTAGAGCATTTATGTTCAATTACTATCGAAATAAGAGGTAAAGACCATATTCCTGACGGCCCCGTAATGATTGCCTCACAGCATCAATCTTTTTTTGATGGTTTTATCTGGATGAATAATGTCACACTTCCAGCTTATATCATTAAAAAAGAACTGACTCTTATTCCTTTTGTTGGTCCCATGCTTCTTTTAAGCGGTATGATCCCCGTTGATCGGAAAGGAGGGTCTCAAGCTTTACGAGATATGATGGACAACACTGCCACTGCCCAAAATCAGGGAAGACAGATTATTATTTTTCCCGAGGGCACACGTACCAAACCCGGCGTTAAGGTTCCTATTCAAAATGGTATTGTAGCCCTTGCCCGGCAATCCAAAGGGCCCATCATTCCTGTAGTTACTAATTCTGGTCTTTTTTGGCCAAAATCAATATGGCGCAAATACTCGGGCACTTTAATTATAGCGATTGGACGCCCATTACCTCCGGCAAAAGGGCGTGATCTTATTAAACACCTCGATAATGCCTGGGATGAGTTGTGTAAAATCAACAAAATAACCTATGAATCTGTGGATAACTCTGTGGATCGGAACTAA
- a CDS encoding 5-fold beta-flower protein, with protein MPYYRSILSMSFFAFSLLLSPVAHASYDSSGIKEGAIEDNYHQTLGHIENDGTISNSYHQTVGHIEKDGTIGDRYHQTIGHVEEDGTIGDSYHQTVGHVEEDGAIENNYHQTIGYLEQDGTVTDNYHQTVGHVPPGAKGAAFELLTHFFQKHHG; from the coding sequence ATGCCATATTATCGTTCTATTTTAAGCATGTCTTTTTTTGCGTTTTCGCTTTTATTATCCCCTGTGGCTCATGCCTCATATGATAGCAGTGGAATTAAAGAGGGTGCCATTGAGGATAATTATCACCAAACGCTGGGCCATATTGAAAATGATGGAACCATTAGCAATAGTTATCACCAAACAGTAGGCCATATTGAAAAAGATGGAACCATTGGCGACAGATACCATCAAACGATAGGCCATGTTGAAGAAGATGGAACTATTGGCGATAGTTATCACCAAACGGTAGGCCATGTTGAAGAAGATGGAGCTATTGAGAATAATTACCACCAAACAATAGGATATCTTGAGCAAGATGGGACTGTTACGGATAATTATCACCAAACGGTAGGCCACGTACCACCAGGCGCCAAAGGTGCAGCTTTCGAGCTCCTTACTCATTTTTTCCAAAAGCATCACGGATAA
- a CDS encoding response regulator, with translation MSQETASQEMVYSRTDNDRPTILLVDDEEEILIALSDILEDDYTLLTTTDPLEALELLSQHPETATIISDQRMPGLMGDRFLARADEISDARSILLTGYADLEAVVSALNEGNVQAYIHKPWESESLRTLVAEVTQHCLSQRALRTEQALLRGLMEALPLNLIFSDAQGNSIRSNVKDKLDEYWGDEITHYPPALRDEILKMREETRRNGQSERLVAEQVTTNSGAIKTRWHELNRLTLAWPKNVPQEQAWQVCLDRDVTRRVTIESQLRQAERLESLGTLAGGVAHDFNNLLAAISGSLEMLEDDIAPDKLQALRFLQQAKDAVQRGAALTRRLLQFGRSKQDSLKEVPIRRFLADLEGILGQSLRGGGQRCELVIHPVSEGVPLILTDPQQLEMALLNLCVNARDAMPHGGKVEIKARLVEHSLKNAPSYCAPCHAVALDVADEGEGMPPEIIDRIFDPFFTTKEVGKGTGLGLSGVYGFITRCYGDIRVISKPQQGTVMTLFLPIVTSQITEESSKENFHAATDNQKAQKHRILVVDDEDMIRLVVSNFLEIDGLEVKNARNLDEALALLDSGYHPDLAILDVRMPSHDGPSCARFLQQRLPNIKLLYMSGDVANLDLGGAPLLSKPFTQEMLLRSVHELMN, from the coding sequence ATGTCTCAAGAGACTGCTAGTCAAGAAATGGTTTATTCCAGAACTGATAATGATCGCCCGACTATTTTGCTTGTGGATGATGAAGAGGAAATTCTCATCGCTTTGAGTGATATCTTAGAAGATGATTATACTCTTCTGACAACGACTGACCCTTTGGAAGCCCTGGAGCTATTATCGCAGCACCCAGAAACAGCAACGATTATCTCTGATCAAAGAATGCCAGGCTTGATGGGGGACCGGTTTTTAGCTCGTGCTGACGAAATTTCTGATGCACGTAGCATTCTTTTAACAGGCTATGCAGACCTTGAGGCTGTTGTTTCAGCCCTTAATGAGGGCAATGTACAGGCTTATATCCACAAACCCTGGGAGTCTGAATCACTTCGTACTTTAGTCGCTGAAGTCACTCAGCATTGTCTTTCTCAGAGAGCTTTACGTACAGAGCAAGCTTTATTGCGTGGCTTAATGGAAGCTCTTCCCCTTAATCTTATTTTTTCTGATGCACAGGGGAATTCCATACGGAGTAATGTCAAAGATAAGTTAGATGAATATTGGGGAGATGAAATAACCCATTATCCCCCTGCCTTGCGTGATGAAATTTTAAAAATGCGGGAAGAAACCCGTCGCAATGGGCAGTCAGAACGTCTTGTTGCTGAACAAGTCACAACAAATTCTGGTGCCATAAAAACACGGTGGCATGAGCTCAATAGGCTTACTTTAGCCTGGCCAAAAAATGTCCCTCAAGAGCAGGCCTGGCAAGTCTGTCTTGATCGTGACGTTACGCGTCGCGTGACAATTGAATCTCAGTTGCGTCAGGCAGAAAGATTAGAGTCTCTTGGCACCTTGGCAGGAGGAGTTGCACATGATTTTAACAATCTTCTGGCGGCTATTTCTGGGTCTTTGGAAATGCTTGAAGATGATATTGCGCCTGATAAGCTCCAGGCGCTCCGTTTTTTGCAGCAGGCTAAAGATGCTGTTCAGAGAGGGGCGGCTTTAACGCGGCGTTTACTGCAATTTGGCCGGTCAAAGCAGGATTCACTAAAAGAAGTTCCTATAAGGCGGTTTTTAGCTGATTTAGAAGGAATTTTAGGGCAAAGTCTGCGAGGGGGAGGGCAACGCTGCGAGTTGGTTATTCACCCCGTATCAGAAGGCGTTCCCCTTATTCTGACTGACCCTCAGCAGCTCGAAATGGCCTTGCTTAATCTTTGTGTCAATGCGCGTGATGCTATGCCACATGGGGGAAAGGTTGAGATCAAAGCACGATTAGTGGAGCATAGTTTGAAAAATGCCCCGTCTTACTGTGCACCTTGTCATGCTGTTGCTTTAGATGTGGCCGATGAAGGGGAGGGTATGCCTCCCGAGATTATTGACCGCATTTTTGATCCCTTTTTCACAACAAAAGAGGTAGGAAAAGGCACCGGATTGGGTTTATCAGGTGTTTATGGATTCATTACACGCTGTTACGGCGATATTCGGGTTATTAGTAAGCCGCAACAGGGCACTGTAATGACGTTATTTTTACCCATAGTCACGTCTCAGATTACAGAAGAAAGCTCGAAAGAAAACTTTCACGCAGCAACAGACAATCAGAAAGCGCAAAAACATCGTATCTTGGTTGTTGATGACGAAGATATGATTAGACTGGTTGTTTCTAATTTTCTTGAAATTGATGGCTTGGAAGTCAAGAATGCGCGGAATTTGGATGAGGCTTTAGCTCTTCTTGATAGTGGCTATCACCCTGACCTTGCGATATTAGATGTACGTATGCCCAGCCATGATGGGCCGAGTTGTGCAAGATTTTTGCAGCAACGTCTTCCTAACATAAAGCTTTTATATATGAGCGGGGATGTCGCAAATCTTGATTTGGGAGGGGCCCCCCTTCTTTCAAAACCTTTTACTCAAGAGATGCTGTTACGTTCAGTGCATGAACTTATGAATTGA
- the hslV gene encoding ATP-dependent protease subunit HslV, whose product MMNHSSHDPIGWHGTTILCVRRNNQVAMAGDGQVTLGQTVIKGNARKVRRIGPDDSILAGFAGATADAFTLLERLEAKLERYPGQLERACVELAKDWRTDRYLRRLEAMMAVADKERSFTLTGNGDVLEPEDGIIAIGSGGNFALSAARALLTVDNLEAEEIARRAMKIAGDICVYTNHSVRVETLTNEKGADV is encoded by the coding sequence ATGATGAACCATTCTTCCCATGACCCTATTGGGTGGCACGGCACAACAATTTTATGTGTCCGTCGTAACAATCAAGTGGCAATGGCTGGAGATGGCCAAGTGACACTTGGTCAAACTGTCATTAAAGGCAATGCCCGCAAGGTAAGACGTATAGGCCCAGATGATTCCATTTTGGCAGGATTTGCCGGTGCAACGGCAGATGCTTTTACCTTGCTTGAAAGATTAGAAGCAAAGTTAGAGCGTTATCCTGGCCAGTTAGAACGTGCCTGTGTTGAACTTGCGAAGGATTGGCGAACTGACCGCTATCTGCGCAGGTTAGAGGCAATGATGGCTGTTGCAGATAAAGAACGTTCTTTTACACTCACTGGTAATGGCGATGTTTTAGAACCAGAAGATGGTATTATTGCCATTGGTTCAGGCGGAAATTTTGCTCTTTCAGCAGCTCGTGCCTTGCTAACGGTGGATAATTTAGAAGCTGAGGAAATAGCAAGGCGTGCTATGAAAATCGCGGGTGACATATGTGTTTATACCAATCACTCTGTGCGTGTTGAGACCCTTACCAATGAAAAGGG
- a CDS encoding ATP-binding protein, producing the protein MQIFRPAELEKINILLVEPDGEEQGKIKHLLLSQGFHLVCVECAENALPVLEQSRVNGLPDLIVVCTWLAGMSAGQLVRRLRLDGWLRSIPVLMLTEDVSSGVERDGLESGADAYISRSAHPDLLFLRIRALLQTGTERIPEEDSAKLRRARIVIVNPPTDESLLNFWENAQAEFLEDDLDDDYQEGPGLGELLWRDGYTVTTVERSTDLIEGGWLGSGSAPDCLVLVDLGKGEGDLEFCQLIEKRRQAIKEAGATPFRILGIVEAQRFRGQSSVAYLEAGIDDLVSSDISLDVLALRIRTLAQRRMAEESFRQKESERQRAAIALEAARAKAEMAEALEQANQELAHTNTQLIQAQAKLVHTAKMASLGELVAGIAHEINNPLAFTISHASTVAASLAALKTEVTSEDTRKKIEKGSSRLEAMKIGLQRIQNLVVGLRRFSRLDETVFQKVDVVEALEITLTLLAHKLGKNIQVTKKLEAPSHLICQASLINQAVMNIISNAADAIASGYKASEPAQGHIEIATHLQNDSYIITVCDDGTGLKEDVQHRVFDPFFTTKPVGEGTGLGLAIAHGVVEAHGGTIEIGPGLWEHKPASGTCFRLVIPVYQTPEGLAAKGRVK; encoded by the coding sequence ATGCAAATTTTCCGTCCTGCAGAACTGGAAAAAATTAATATCCTTCTTGTTGAACCAGACGGGGAGGAGCAGGGAAAAATAAAGCACCTCCTTTTATCACAAGGCTTTCATCTTGTCTGTGTAGAGTGTGCTGAGAATGCTTTACCCGTTCTTGAGCAAAGCAGAGTTAACGGGCTGCCAGATTTAATCGTGGTTTGTACCTGGCTTGCTGGAATGAGTGCAGGACAGCTCGTGCGCCGGTTACGTCTTGATGGGTGGCTGCGCTCCATCCCTGTCTTGATGCTCACAGAAGATGTTTCTTCTGGTGTAGAGCGGGATGGTTTGGAAAGTGGCGCAGATGCTTATATTTCGCGTTCTGCTCATCCAGATCTTTTATTTTTACGCATTAGGGCCTTACTCCAAACAGGCACAGAGAGAATCCCGGAAGAAGATTCTGCCAAACTCCGTCGGGCCCGTATTGTTATTGTTAATCCTCCTACCGATGAATCCCTCTTAAATTTTTGGGAAAACGCACAGGCCGAATTCTTAGAAGATGATTTGGATGATGATTACCAGGAAGGCCCAGGGTTAGGTGAGCTTTTATGGAGAGATGGCTATACAGTTACAACAGTTGAACGATCGACCGATTTGATTGAGGGAGGCTGGTTGGGAAGTGGTTCAGCACCTGACTGTTTGGTACTAGTTGACCTTGGTAAGGGAGAAGGAGATTTAGAATTCTGCCAACTTATAGAAAAACGTCGTCAAGCCATTAAGGAAGCAGGGGCGACGCCTTTTCGTATTTTGGGGATTGTTGAAGCTCAAAGATTTCGTGGGCAATCATCTGTTGCGTATTTAGAAGCAGGCATAGATGATCTTGTATCAAGTGACATTTCATTAGATGTTCTGGCACTAAGAATTCGCACTTTAGCTCAAAGGCGCATGGCTGAAGAGAGCTTTCGGCAAAAAGAGTCAGAACGCCAGAGAGCTGCTATTGCTTTAGAGGCAGCCCGTGCCAAAGCTGAGATGGCTGAGGCTTTGGAGCAGGCTAACCAGGAACTTGCTCATACTAACACGCAGCTTATCCAGGCACAGGCAAAGTTGGTTCATACAGCCAAGATGGCTTCTTTAGGCGAACTCGTGGCAGGGATTGCCCATGAAATTAATAACCCCCTTGCTTTTACCATAAGCCATGCCAGCACTGTTGCTGCTAGCCTGGCAGCCTTGAAAACCGAAGTTACATCTGAAGACACACGGAAAAAGATTGAAAAAGGATCGTCTCGACTGGAGGCTATGAAAATAGGCCTTCAGCGCATTCAAAATCTTGTTGTTGGTTTGCGTCGTTTCTCACGTTTAGACGAAACTGTATTTCAGAAAGTAGATGTGGTTGAAGCTTTGGAGATAACATTAACGCTTTTGGCTCACAAACTCGGCAAGAATATTCAGGTGACCAAAAAATTAGAGGCGCCATCTCATTTAATTTGCCAGGCCTCTCTTATTAATCAAGCAGTCATGAATATTATTTCAAACGCAGCCGATGCCATTGCTTCGGGTTATAAAGCGTCTGAGCCTGCTCAGGGTCATATAGAAATTGCGACACATCTTCAAAATGATAGCTATATCATTACTGTTTGTGATGATGGGACAGGCCTAAAAGAAGATGTTCAACACAGGGTTTTTGATCCGTTTTTTACAACCAAACCAGTTGGAGAAGGGACTGGCCTAGGTTTGGCTATCGCCCATGGCGTAGTAGAGGCACATGGTGGCACGATCGAAATTGGTCCTGGATTATGGGAGCATAAGCCTGCTAGTGGTACTTGTTTTAGGCTCGTCATTCCTGTTTACCAAACGCCAGAAGGTTTGGCTGCAAAGGGGCGCGTTAAATAA
- a CDS encoding cell division FtsX domain-containing protein, with product MNYLSRFPPLVPRLCSNFLPFFAALSILLVGAGIDLTIGSNALIQSWESRLEDHALIALPPSQQAGSVTPQSPEAQSSDLLQILHANKQITDIKFVSREEITQILSNWGSSWPGPLPIVVRVNYEGERQTLEQNIVTKEPKAIVVFPPAPSQFLHPLTVPLRLANKTITFFLILTGEFVFFLGVILSLHSGWIKHYNSLKILSHLGCSHQNLFRSLMRQFGWRCLLGGYVGVLVLIPFINGITSMLRPILQLPLENTTLYNLFFHNPFSFFWSFVIILSPLLNCLVGWGLTYCSLKLTSHKFL from the coding sequence ATGAATTATTTATCACGCTTCCCTCCACTTGTTCCGCGTTTATGCTCTAATTTTCTGCCTTTTTTTGCAGCCTTATCAATTTTGCTTGTAGGAGCAGGGATTGATCTGACAATTGGCTCTAACGCGCTCATTCAAAGTTGGGAATCTCGGTTAGAAGATCACGCTCTTATTGCTTTACCTCCTTCGCAACAAGCTGGCAGTGTCACTCCCCAATCACCAGAAGCACAAAGTTCTGACTTGCTTCAAATATTACACGCAAATAAACAAATAACTGATATCAAATTTGTTTCTAGAGAAGAAATAACGCAAATATTATCTAATTGGGGAAGTTCCTGGCCTGGCCCTTTGCCCATTGTCGTAAGGGTCAATTATGAAGGGGAGCGTCAAACACTTGAGCAAAATATTGTAACCAAAGAACCAAAAGCTATTGTCGTTTTCCCCCCTGCCCCATCTCAATTTTTACATCCTCTTACTGTCCCTCTCCGCCTGGCTAATAAAACCATTACATTTTTTCTGATTTTGACTGGAGAATTTGTATTTTTTTTAGGCGTGATTTTGTCACTTCATAGTGGATGGATAAAACATTATAATAGCTTAAAAATATTGTCTCATTTAGGGTGCTCGCATCAAAACCTCTTTCGCAGTCTTATGCGACAATTTGGCTGGCGGTGTTTATTAGGAGGATATGTGGGTGTGCTAGTACTTATTCCCTTCATAAATGGGATAACATCTATGCTGCGTCCCATCTTGCAGCTACCGCTTGAAAACACAACCTTATATAATCTGTTCTTTCATAATCCCTTTAGTTTTTTCTGGAGTTTTGTAATTATTTTATCACCACTCCTTAATTGTCTGGTAGGATGGGGCCTGACTTACTGTTCACTTAAGCTTACGTCTCATAAATTCTTATGA